From Planctomycetota bacterium:
CGTTGTCGAGTCTGCGTCCGCTGCGGAACAGCTGGCGTTTCCCCTACGCGGTTGCGATCGGCGTCGCGATGGCGGCGATGCAGCGGTACGTCGAGCCGAACGTCGCACCGCTCGCTGCTCTGGCGGGCGTCGCGCTGCTGACACCGCTGTTGGACCGATGGTCGCGGTCGACGACGCTCATTGAGTGATGTCCGCTCCAGATGTGCGTTCGGGTTTTGTTTGATATTCCGCGTTCAAGGCAATAAGGTCCGGTAATGTCGCCGGGGCCGATATTCCAGCGGCCGTTGGTCGGAGCTGGTGAAGGGTAAAGACTTCCGCTTGTAATGATGTCACGATCGCCGGCCATCGTCTGTGTCGCTCTCGCCGCTGCGGTGATGAGTGGTTGTGCGTCGTCGTCGTCACCGGAGGCGGAGGTGCAGACGAGCCGGTTCGCCGACATCGAGCTGCCGCCGGGCGGGCTCGGGCTATTCGTCGAGGCGTCGCTGGCGAGTCGTCGGGGCGAGGAGGAGCTGGCGGTCGACCTGCTGAGGCGCGCGGTGGCCGCGGATGACAATCTCATCGTTGCCTATCGGATGATGGGAGAGCTTCTGCTCGCCCGCGGCGATGCGACTGAGGCGGTCGAGGCTTTCACGGTGTTAGTTGAGCGCGATCCGAACACGGCGCGGTCATATGTGCTCCTGGGCGATAGCTTGTCGGTACTCGGCCGGTACTCGGCGGCGTTGAACCGCTACCTCACCGCGTTGCAGCTCGAACCGGACAATCTTGGCGCGAACCTGGGTGCCGGGACGTCGCTGGTCGCGCTCGATCGCGCGGATGAGGCGACGACGTACCTATCGACCGCCGTCAATCTGGACCCGCGATCGGCAGCGGCTTGGCGTCAGACGGCGATGGCGATGCTCGCTGTGGGGCAGCTGGAACAGGCGTCCCAGGCGATCGATCGCCTGCTCGAACTCACCGAGAACGACAACCCGCGTCGGCCGGAGGATCTGCTCTTGGCGGCGGATGTGGCGGGTGCTCGGTTCGACGCGCGGGTCGCGGAAGATCTGCTCGCCCAGGTCCGCCGGCTAAGGCCGAACGACGCTGAGCCGGTTCGTCGCCTCGTTCTGCTGCACCTGCGGTTGGGCGAGCGGTTCCTCGGCGACGGTCAAGACGCACAGGCTGCGGCCGCCTACGAGTCGGCAGAGGAGGCGATCGGCGAGCTGCTGTTGATCCTGCCGGAAGACGCCGAGGCCTGGTCGACGCTCGGCTCGGCCCGCCTTCGCCTGTGGGACATCGGCGGCCGGATCGACGACTCGCTCCGACAGGCGGCGATCGACGCGTGGGAGCGTTCGCTCGAGTTGGACCCCGAGCAGGCGGATGTGCGACGAGCCGTCGAGCAGTTCGGCCGTTGACTTCGAGCACCTGCCGCCTAGCGTGCCCGCCCGGCTAAATGGTGGCCGGCTAAGAGAAAGCACGCAGATCATGACCGGCGACCGCATTCGAATCCGCATGGAGGCTTACGATCATCGGGCGCTCGATGGCAGCGCTCGCGAGATCGTCGAGCAGGCCAAGCGGACCAACGCCCGCGTCTGCGGTCCGGTCCCGCTGCCGACGCGCGTTGAGCGGTACACCATTCTGCGTGGCCCTCACGTCGACAAGAAGTCGCGTGAGCAGTTCGAGATGCGGACCCACAAGCGCATCGTCGACATCACCGAGCCGACGGCCCGGACGATCGAGAGCCTCAACCGCCTCGTGGTTCCGGCCGGTGTCTTCGTGAAGATCAAGACGCACTGACGTCTCCGGCCTTGGCCGGCCACAAAATCCCGCTGCCATTTGCGACAGCGGCCCTGGCCGGCCTATGCTGGCGACCCGCCGGAATTGGCCGGCACGTCGGAACAACCCAGTCTCGCCCGAGACGCTCTCATCGCCTGTCGCGGAGGTCAGCCAAGACCTCGAAACTCCGGGAAACCCCGGGTAGAGCGACCGGCCCCAGAAGTCCGTCGCCACTTCGGCCAAACGGAACCAACGCCCCACTTGAGGGCGGGCATCAGCCCGGTGAACCCCGGCTGCTCTGACCCGCGACGCCATGTACCCCGCACTCCTCGGCAGAAAAATCGGGATGACACGCATCTACGACGACGAAGGTCGTCAAGTGCCTGTCACCGTCGTCCAAGCCGGCCCGTGTGACGTGACGCAGGTCAAGACGATCGACACGGCTGACGGCTACTTCGCCGTCCAGCTCGGCTTCGAGGACGCCAAGGCCAAGCACAGCACGTTCCCGGTCATCGGCCACGATGCCAAGGCAGGCGTGTCGCCCAAGCGGGTGCACCGCGAGGTTCGCCTGAAGGACGCCAGCGACAAGGCCGTCGGCGAGACCATCGACGTCAGCGTCTTCGA
This genomic window contains:
- a CDS encoding tetratricopeptide repeat protein, which translates into the protein MSRSPAIVCVALAAAVMSGCASSSSPEAEVQTSRFADIELPPGGLGLFVEASLASRRGEEELAVDLLRRAVAADDNLIVAYRMMGELLLARGDATEAVEAFTVLVERDPNTARSYVLLGDSLSVLGRYSAALNRYLTALQLEPDNLGANLGAGTSLVALDRADEATTYLSTAVNLDPRSAAAWRQTAMAMLAVGQLEQASQAIDRLLELTENDNPRRPEDLLLAADVAGARFDARVAEDLLAQVRRLRPNDAEPVRRLVLLHLRLGERFLGDGQDAQAAAAYESAEEAIGELLLILPEDAEAWSTLGSARLRLWDIGGRIDDSLRQAAIDAWERSLELDPEQADVRRAVEQFGR
- the rpsJ gene encoding 30S ribosomal protein S10: MTGDRIRIRMEAYDHRALDGSAREIVEQAKRTNARVCGPVPLPTRVERYTILRGPHVDKKSREQFEMRTHKRIVDITEPTARTIESLNRLVVPAGVFVKIKTH